The DNA sequence TGTGACCCTGGACTGGCTGGAGGACGGCGGCCTCGGTGCCGCGCCCGGCTCCACCGTCGGCGTCCCCTGGCCGAAGGGCGCCTACCGGCAGGACCAGGATTTCGCGGTCAGGGACGCCGACGGCAAGGAGGTGCCGGTCCAGTCCTGGCCGATCGCCCACTGGCCCGACGGCTCGCTCAAGTGGACGGCACACGCGGTCAGTTCGGGCAACGGCAAGCTGTCTCTGAGCGCCGGTGAGGCCGCCGTACCGGAGCAGAAGGTCACCGTCGACAAGAGCGGTGGCGCGATCACCGTCTCCACCGGCGTCATCACCGCGAAGATCGGCAAGTCGGGCGCCACGCTCATCAAGTCGGTCACCCGCGGCTCCACCGAGATCGCCAGGAACGGCCGCCTCGTGCTGATCCGCCAGCCCGAGATCGAGGACGAGGACCAGGGCGCGGTGAGGACCGAGCGCTTCGAGGGTGCCATCTCCGAGGTCACCGTCGAGCAGGAGGGCCCCGTCCGCGCCGTCGTCCGCATCGACGGCAAGCACCGCAAGGGCGGCCGGAGTTGGCTCCCCTTTTCCATCCGCCTCTACTTCTACGCAGGCGCCGACTCCTTCCGCATGGTCCACACCATCACGTACGACGGCACGCAGGAGCCGGGCAAGGCGAGCGGCGACTTCATCCGCGGCCTCGGCGTGCGCTTCACCGTCCCGATGCGGGACGAGTCGTACGACCGCCACGTCCGCATCGGCGGCGAGGGCACCGGCATGCTCCGCGAAGCCGTCAAGGGCATCACCGGACTGCGGCGCGATCCGGGGGCGGCCGTACAGGCGGCGCAGTTCGCCGGGGAGAAGCTGCCCGACCCGTCCACCTGGGACCAGCGCGTGACCACCCGGCTGCAGTACATCCCGGAGTGGGGCGACTACACCCTCTCCCAGCTCTCCGCCGACGGCTTCACCCTGCGTAAGCGCACGAAGAAGGGCTACGGCTGGATCGGCGCCGGCGGCGGCGGGCGTGCCTCCGGCTTCGGATACGTCGGGGGCGTCAGCGGCGGACTCTCCTTCGGGCTGCGGGACTTCTGGGAGAAGTTCCCCGCCCAGCTCGACATCCGCGACGCCCACACCGACGCGGCCGAGGTCACCATGTGGCTCTGGTCGCCCGAGGCGCAGCCCATGGACCTGCGGTTCTACCACGACGGCATGGGCCAGGACACCTACCCCGAGCAGCTCGAAGGCCTCAACATCACCTACGAGGACTACGAGCCCGAGTTCGGCACCCCCTACGGCATCGCCCGCACCTCCGAACTCCTCTTCTGGGCCAACGAGTCGACGCCCTCACCCGAGACTCTGGCCCAACAGGTCGAGGCCGTACGGGTGCTGCCGCAGCTCGCCGCCCCGCCCGCGCAGCTCATCAAGGCGGGGGTCTTCGGGCCGGGCCTGTACTCCGAGCCGGACCGCTCCACGCCGGCCAAGGCGAAGATCGAGGACCACCTCGACTTCCTCCTCACCTACTACAAGGACCAGGTGGAGATGCGCCGTTGGTACGGCTTCTGGGACTACGGCGACATCATGCACACCTACGACACCGTCAGACACCAGTGGCGGTACGACATCGGCGGCTACGCCTGGGACAACTCCGAGCTCTCGCCCGACCTGTGGCTGTGGTTCGCGTACCTGAGGAGCGGACGCGCGGACATCTTCCGGTTCGCCGAGGCCATGACCCGGCACACCGGTGAGGTCGACGTCTACCACCTCGGCGAATGGGCCGGCCTCGGCACCCGGCACGGTGTGCAGCACTACGCCGACAGCGCCAAGCAGCAGCGCATCGCCAACACCACCTACCGCCGCTACTACTACTTCCTCACCGCGGACGAACGCGTCGGCGACCTCATGCACGCCAACGTCGACTCCGACGAGACCTTCCTCGTCCTCGACCCGATCCGCAAGATCCGCACCGAGCCGTACACCCCCGACCGGCACGCCCTGTCGATCGGCTTCGGCACCGACTGGAGCGGACTGGTGTCGGCCTGGCTGACGGAGTGGGAGCGCAAGGGCCCCAAGTGGGAGAAGGCCAAGGCGCGGGTCCTGTCCAGCATGGAGACGATCGCCGACCAGCCCAACGGCTTCGTGCAGGGCAGCGGCCTCTACGACCTCGACACGGGCAGGTTCGCCGTCGCCGACAAGCCCGTCGTCGGCGTCTCCCACCTCTCCGCGGTCTTCGGTCTGAACGAACTGTGCGCCGAGCTGATCGACCTGGTCGACATGCCGAAGTTCAACGAGGCGTACTACGACTACTGCCGCTACTTCAACGCGACGAAGACCGAGCAGGCGGCACGCTACGGCTCCAACTTCGGCTCCCTGCTGCTCTTCCAGGGGCACTCGCGCCTGGACGCGTACGCCGCCGTCCGGACCGGCGACGAGAAGCTCGCCACGCGCGCGTGGGAGAAGTTCTACAACTCCGACGGCTACAAGGAGTCGGCACCGTGGCGGACGGAGAAGCTGAGCGGCCCCGACGCGCTGGTCCCGGGCAGCGAGGCCGCCTGGGTGTCCACCAACGACACCGCGCTGTACGGGCTCGCGGCCATTGAGAACCTGGCGCTGCTGGGCGACAGGATGCCGTAACAGGTTGTGGGGAACTGCGGGGCCGTTGTGGCTGGTCGCGCAGTTCCCCGCGCCCCTGGGTGGGCTTCAGTGCATGTTGCCCAGGAAGTCCCGCATCTTTCGGGCGTTCCTGAGGCGTTGCTCGTACGTCGCTCCGATGGCCAGCAGGAGGAGGCCGGCCAGGGCGGGCGGTACCCAGCGGGGGAGTGCATCGGTCACCTGGGCGATGTACGGGGCGAGTTCGTGCAGGGCGTCCAGGGCCAGCACCGCGCCGCCGAGGAGGAGCGGTGCCTGGAGGTGGTGGCGGGCGCCGAGCAGGGTGACCGCCAGGGCCGCCAGGCCGAGGAGCAGGGGGCGCGTCCACTGCGGGTCGCCCCAGGCCGCGAGGAGGCTCGGCACGAGGGTGGCGGCGAGTCCGGGGCCGTACGCCGTCCAGGACGAGGCCTGCGGATCGCGGCGCCTGAGCAGGGCGCCGACCAGCAGGGCCGGGACGGTGACCGGCAGCGTGTACGCCTCGGGCGTCCCGACGTCCCAGGCCGCCAGACGCACCCACGTGGCCAGCACGAACAGAGCGGCGGAGGCGTAGGCCACGGACCGGCGTTCCGGACGGACCGCCGTACCGGCCGTGATCACACCGCACAGCGCCAGCACCAGGGCCAGCATCGGCAGGTCGGCCGGTGCCGCGGCCAGCGCGACGGCGAGCAGCGCGGCGATCGCGCCCGTCACCTCGACCGGGACCGTCGCCCGCGCGTCACCGAGCCGCGCCGCGAGCAGAGCCGCCGCCACCGGGACCACCAGGACCAGCAGGGCGACGTACTGCGCCTGCCAGCCGGCCGCGGCCCCCGCCGCACAGGCCAGCCCGGCGGCGTACGCGAGCCCGGCCGGGGCCGTGACCGGAGCGAGGTGCGCCTTCCAGGAGGCCGTCGCGAAGAGCGCCGTCAGCGCGGCGAGCACGGTGAGGGTCGCGGCCTCGGTGGTCAGCGAGAGGAAGGCGAGCGGGAGTGAGGTGAGGAGGGCGAGGACCGTGGCGGTCGCGCGGGGGGTGGGGACGCCGATGGGAGTGGCTGTCACGGCTGCGGGCTCTCCCACGGCGGTGGTGGCGGGTTCCTCCGGCGAGGTCGCCGACGGCTCCTGCGCCGTCGCCGGCTGTTCGGACGGTCGTATCCACGCGGCCGCCGCGAGGGCGCCGGCCGTGGTGATTGCCAGGGCCACCAGGCCCACGGCGTAGGGGACTTCGAGCACGGCGGGCAGGACCAGCGCCGCTGCCCATGCCAGGACCAGCACGCCGGTCAGGGCCCGGGTCCGCCACGCGGTGTCGCGTGCCGCGAGGAGCAGTACGGCGGCGACCATGGCCAGGACGACCGGCACCGTCTCCGTGTACGGGGGCCAAGGAGCGTCGACCGCCGTCGCATGCCGCACATCGCCGGGCGCCCCGGACCACACCTGATCCACCCAGGCCACCGGACCCACGAGCGCGATCGCCACCAGCGGCAGCGTCCACAGCAGGGCGAGTCCCTGCACGGTGGCGGAGGCCCGGGTGAGCCCGTCGCGCAGCGCCTGCGGCAGCCGGTCCGCCCGGATCGCCGCGAGCAGGGCGATGCCGCATGCCAGATACACCGGAACCGTCCAAGCCTCTGACAGCACGGGGCGGGCGGTGCCGCCGAGCGCGGCGACCGTGAGGAGACCGGCGGCGACGGAGAGGCCGAGCGCCTGCTTCGCGGCGGCCTGCTGCCACGCCACCGCGACCGCGATGCCCGCGGCCAAGAGGAGGAGCGCCGCCGCACGGGCGGCGGCGCTCGGGCCGGTGGCCGTCCAGGACAGCCAGCCGGCGGCCCACACGCCCCAGGCGCCCATGCCGTACGCACCGATCACCGCGGTGATCCGCACGGACCCGGCAGGCACCCGGAGCGCAACACCCGCGTCGACCCCGGCCGTCACCAGCACGGCGGCCATGATCCCGAACAGGCTCGCGTCGGCCGCCACCGCCCACAGGGTGAGCGGGAGTTGGGCGGCGATCAGAGCGGCCGGCAGGGGCAGACGCAGCTCGGAGGTGCGCGGCAGCAGGCCGTACGCCGTCCACAGAGCCGCCAGCACGGCCGAGGCGGCCGCGAGGTAGCCGGTGGCGTCCACGTCGGCCAACCCGACCTCGTGCAGCGCGTAGGCGTCGAGCGCCGTCAGCACGAGCCCCAGGCCCGCCACCGACTCGGCCGTCGACCGCAGCCCGCGCTTCAGCAGCGGCAGCGGCGCGGCGAGCACCGCCACCGTGACCGCGCCGAGCACCAGGCCCCGCCCGGCGATCCCCATGTGCCCCCAGCTGACCAGCGTGAACGCCATCGCGGCGACCGTCAGCAGGACACCGCCCAGCACCAGCAGGACGTTCTGCACCCGGGGCGCCGAAGCCTCGGGGCGGGGCGGGACGAGAGGCGCCGGAGCGGACCGGGAGGCCGCCGCTTGCAGCGCGGTGACGAGCCAGGCTCGGCGGTGCAGCAACTGGGCCCGACGGGCGTCCAGCTGGCGCAGCTCGAGGTCGAGAAGCCGCAACTCCTCGGCCGGGGGCGGAAAGTGCGTCATGGCAGGAGTGTGGTCCGTGTCACGCCGCAGGGCATGAGTGCTCATACTCAGTACGTACTCAGATGCGGCGGAAACCCCTTGGCGGGGGCAGACTCGGCCCATGGACTGGAGCCACTACCGCTTCCGCAGCCTGTGGGCCCTGCCCGCACCGCCCGACATCGTCTACGACCTGCTGGAACAGGCCGAGGGCTACCCCCGCTGGTGGCCCCAGGTGCGCGAGGTGAACCGGATCGACGACACCAGCGGCGTGATCACGATCCGCTCCGTCCTCCCGTACGACATGACCTTCACCGCGCGCGAGGTGCGGCGGGAGCGCGGGGCGGGCGTGCTCGAGATCGCCATGTCCGGCGACCTCGACGGCTGGGTGCGCTGGACCGTCACCCCGCGCGGCGGCGGGAGCCTGGCTCGCTACGAGCAGGTCGTCGACGTGAACAAGCCGCTGCTGCGGCGGCTCGCGGTACCCGGGCGGCCCGTCTTCCGTGCCAACCACTGGCTGATGATGCGCTCCGGACGGCGGGGCCTGGCGGCGCACTTGGCCCGTGCGCGGCAAGGCGGCCATGAAGACGGCCATCAAGCGGTTTGAAGGAACCGTGAGGGGACCTGTATTGTTCAGTCCGTTCCCGGGCGATTAGCTCAGTGGGAGAGCGCTTCGTTCACACCGAAGAGGTCACTGGTTCGAACCCAGTATCGCCCACCGGGAAAGGCCGGTCCGCCACAGCGGACCGGCTTTTTTTGTGCTCTCCACCTCCTATGCGGCCGCCGGCAGATCCGGGCGCAGCGGCCACGCCGGGTCCACCGCCTCGTCGCTGCCGCTGC is a window from the Streptomyces sp. NBC_00299 genome containing:
- a CDS encoding exo-rhamnogalacturonan lyase family protein produces the protein MSPIPRRSLLKAAAVAGAAAQFSWALGAKGAQAAPSGAEADDDPVTLDWLEDGGLGAAPGSTVGVPWPKGAYRQDQDFAVRDADGKEVPVQSWPIAHWPDGSLKWTAHAVSSGNGKLSLSAGEAAVPEQKVTVDKSGGAITVSTGVITAKIGKSGATLIKSVTRGSTEIARNGRLVLIRQPEIEDEDQGAVRTERFEGAISEVTVEQEGPVRAVVRIDGKHRKGGRSWLPFSIRLYFYAGADSFRMVHTITYDGTQEPGKASGDFIRGLGVRFTVPMRDESYDRHVRIGGEGTGMLREAVKGITGLRRDPGAAVQAAQFAGEKLPDPSTWDQRVTTRLQYIPEWGDYTLSQLSADGFTLRKRTKKGYGWIGAGGGGRASGFGYVGGVSGGLSFGLRDFWEKFPAQLDIRDAHTDAAEVTMWLWSPEAQPMDLRFYHDGMGQDTYPEQLEGLNITYEDYEPEFGTPYGIARTSELLFWANESTPSPETLAQQVEAVRVLPQLAAPPAQLIKAGVFGPGLYSEPDRSTPAKAKIEDHLDFLLTYYKDQVEMRRWYGFWDYGDIMHTYDTVRHQWRYDIGGYAWDNSELSPDLWLWFAYLRSGRADIFRFAEAMTRHTGEVDVYHLGEWAGLGTRHGVQHYADSAKQQRIANTTYRRYYYFLTADERVGDLMHANVDSDETFLVLDPIRKIRTEPYTPDRHALSIGFGTDWSGLVSAWLTEWERKGPKWEKAKARVLSSMETIADQPNGFVQGSGLYDLDTGRFAVADKPVVGVSHLSAVFGLNELCAELIDLVDMPKFNEAYYDYCRYFNATKTEQAARYGSNFGSLLLFQGHSRLDAYAAVRTGDEKLATRAWEKFYNSDGYKESAPWRTEKLSGPDALVPGSEAAWVSTNDTALYGLAAIENLALLGDRMP
- a CDS encoding SCO7613 C-terminal domain-containing membrane protein, whose translation is MTHFPPPAEELRLLDLELRQLDARRAQLLHRRAWLVTALQAAASRSAPAPLVPPRPEASAPRVQNVLLVLGGVLLTVAAMAFTLVSWGHMGIAGRGLVLGAVTVAVLAAPLPLLKRGLRSTAESVAGLGLVLTALDAYALHEVGLADVDATGYLAAASAVLAALWTAYGLLPRTSELRLPLPAALIAAQLPLTLWAVAADASLFGIMAAVLVTAGVDAGVALRVPAGSVRITAVIGAYGMGAWGVWAAGWLSWTATGPSAAARAAALLLLAAGIAVAVAWQQAAAKQALGLSVAAGLLTVAALGGTARPVLSEAWTVPVYLACGIALLAAIRADRLPQALRDGLTRASATVQGLALLWTLPLVAIALVGPVAWVDQVWSGAPGDVRHATAVDAPWPPYTETVPVVLAMVAAVLLLAARDTAWRTRALTGVLVLAWAAALVLPAVLEVPYAVGLVALAITTAGALAAAAWIRPSEQPATAQEPSATSPEEPATTAVGEPAAVTATPIGVPTPRATATVLALLTSLPLAFLSLTTEAATLTVLAALTALFATASWKAHLAPVTAPAGLAYAAGLACAAGAAAGWQAQYVALLVLVVPVAAALLAARLGDARATVPVEVTGAIAALLAVALAAAPADLPMLALVLALCGVITAGTAVRPERRSVAYASAALFVLATWVRLAAWDVGTPEAYTLPVTVPALLVGALLRRRDPQASSWTAYGPGLAATLVPSLLAAWGDPQWTRPLLLGLAALAVTLLGARHHLQAPLLLGGAVLALDALHELAPYIAQVTDALPRWVPPALAGLLLLAIGATYEQRLRNARKMRDFLGNMH
- a CDS encoding SRPBCC family protein → MDWSHYRFRSLWALPAPPDIVYDLLEQAEGYPRWWPQVREVNRIDDTSGVITIRSVLPYDMTFTAREVRRERGAGVLEIAMSGDLDGWVRWTVTPRGGGSLARYEQVVDVNKPLLRRLAVPGRPVFRANHWLMMRSGRRGLAAHLARARQGGHEDGHQAV